One window from the genome of Tachysurus vachellii isolate PV-2020 chromosome 5, HZAU_Pvac_v1, whole genome shotgun sequence encodes:
- the LOC132845832 gene encoding uncharacterized protein LOC132845832 isoform X2 gives MKQQRQTAQLLAAPHTFSVSCVSVATGKSISLALSTLLLPQSKGAAGGNPESGGGTEVNDTFLPIENQTQTELNTISKSVTMETSEQSNTENIPDYEMDIQETTLIENQDTSAEDEQACNDDILFESLSAKVADAILADLPPTVTNGDEFEDMPSPKEALVLEDTNGELNRNESITSSVSDTPSSAESMYENEAMQKRQDSVKEEPRKNIVTVIEDAEDVDILNPLKAEFHEDILDGLGCEVDECMLESFIREEVMSDISNESGQNPEDLEECLLVEIAAASSDSETDEKWRTIFSSSINKEDDDSYLDSLQLSAQELFIQKPEVKTVENQLDAQDEPEQDMPVEDAVLEQPEISPTYALPTQEILYNPSTLFHGLSKISEDEEELGKGSVNHKEFSSTSVKSDSNKKIPKDYCVIQEMKSENVSTEHVDFRVARNQWLQMEEQTKNITHHPVLRTGTCQGNHSYMYTPVRNIDRQKRDAELENLALGRDYQHAQFSPCSEDSGVDDSSFRSPYDDPETPVEKEIRSVMEKEEILKREWAMSKSYISDCVPGKGKPVILNPGKLCQEVDEKRKMLDHQEDDCRLSSSTQMPSFIITSSPTRSQKHEMAANNVIILEPESCHQSPRHSGKLVTSKSADWKSEENPSVIILETSNLIIRSASELNLNSVSVVHEEKTFLNNPFFKLRSRSSLSLVDEEIKMVKQREEELKRQRASLYTKENFLASPNLLDNPFDKQDDIPIKCKSSPSSPMKTYKMDRSTLSCDNRFPEAYSGGRRKSAMALRWEAGEFANH, from the exons GGAGCTGCAGGTGGCAATCCAGAATCTGGTGGTGGCACAGAAGTGAATGACACTTTCTTACCCATTGAGAATCAGACACAAACAGAACTTAATACAATCTCCAAGTCAGTCACCATGGAGACAAGTGAGCAATCCAACACAGAAAACATCCCAGACTATGAGATGGACATCCAGGAGACCACATTAATTGAAAACCAGGACACAAGCGCTGAAGATGAACAGGCTTGCAATGATGATATTCTTTTTGAATCCCTGAGTGCCAAAGTAGCTGATGCCATTTTAGCAGATTTGCCTCCCACAGTGACAAATGGTGATGAATTTGAAGACATGCCCTCCCCGAAAGAAGCTTTAGTATTGGAGGACACAAATGGTGAGCTAAATCGCAATGAATCTATTACCTCGTCTGTGTCTGATACACCATCTAGTGCTGAGAGCATGTATGAGAATGAGGCCATGCAAAAAAGACAGGATTCAGTGAAAGAGGAACCGAGGAAAAATATTGTGACTGTAATAGAAGATGCCGAGGATGTTGATATACTAAATCCATTAAAAGCAGAATTCCATGAGGATATCCTAGATGGCTTAGGCTGTGAAGTAGACGAATGCATGTTGGAATCATTCATCCGGGAAGAAGTTATGTCAGACATCTCAAATGAGTCTGGTCAAAATCCTGAAGATTTGGAGGAATGTCTATTGGTAGAAATTGCTGCAGCATCATCTGACAGTGAGACAGATGAGAAATGGAGAACAATATTTTCTTCCTCTATTAATAAGGAGGATGATGACTCCTATCTTGACAGCCTTCAGCTAAGTGCACAAGAGCTATTCATTCAAAAGCCAGAAGTGAAGACTGTTGAAAACCAGTTAGATGCACAGGATGAGCCTGAGCAGGATATGCCTGTAGAGGATGCTGTGTTGGAGCAACCTGAAATTTCCCCAACTTATGCCCTGCCTACACAAGAGATCTTGTATAATCCCTCTACACTATTCCATGGCTTGTCCAAAATAtctgaggatgaagaggagctCGGGAAGGGTTCTGTAAATCATAAAGAATTTTCATCTACTTCTGTCAAGTCAGACTCAAACAAGAAAATACCAAAAGATTATTGTGTGATTCAGGAGATGAAGAGTGAAAATGTCAGCACAGAGCACGTGGATTTCAGAGTTGCACGCAATCAGTGGCTGCAGATGGAGGAGCAAACAAagaacatcacacatcatccaGTCCTCAGGACTGGGACCTGCCAGGGCAATCACAGCTACATGTACACACCAGTGCGCAACATTGACAGACAGAAGAGGGATGCCGAATTAGAGAATTTAGCACTTGGCAGAGACTACCAACATGCCCAGTTTAGCCCCTGCTCAGAAGATTCAGGAGTAGATGATTCTAGTTTCAGGTCACCTTATGATGACCCAGAAACCCCAGTAGAAAAAGAAATTCGGTCTGTCATGGAGAAAGAGGAAATCCTGAAACGCGAATGGGCTATGTCCAAATCATACATAAGTGACTGTGTGCCAGGAAAAGGAAAACCTGTCATCTTGAACCCTGGGAAATTATGTCAAGAGGTTGACGAGAAGAGAAAGATGCTTGACCATCAGGAAGATGACTGCAGATTATCCTCCAGCACCCAGATGCCATCGTTCATCATTACATCCTCCCCAACAAGATCACAGAAGCATGAAATGGCAGCCAACAATGTCATTATCCTTGAACCTGAATCTTGCCATCAAAGTCCACGCCATTCTGGAAAGCTGGTGACATCTAAATCTGCTGACTGGAAATCAGAGGAAAACCCCAGCGTAATCATACTGGAAACATCAAACCTAATTATTCGAAGTGCATCAGAGTTAAACCTAAACTCTGTCTCTGTGGTACATGAAGAGAAAACCTTTCTCAATAACCCGTTTTTCAAGTTGCGGTCCCGGAGCTCCCTCTCTCTGGTTGATGAAGAGATTAAGATGGTAAAGCAACGAGAGGAGGAACTGAAAAGACAAAGAGCAAGCCTTTACACTAAAGAGAATTTTCTTGCTTCTCCAAATCTCCTGGACAACCCATTTGACAAACAAG atgaTATCCCTATCAAATGTAAATCATCCCCCTCATCCCCTATGAAGACATATAAGATGGATCGATCAACACTATCCTGTGATAACAGA TTCCCTGAGGCCTATTCTGGTGGTCGTCGTAAAAGTGCCATGGCTCTGCGGTGGGAAGCAGGGGAGTTTGCAAATCACTA